Proteins encoded together in one Flavobacteriales bacterium window:
- a CDS encoding VCBS repeat-containing protein — MSLRAICLPLLTLLVACGPSGTGTGTNAPAPTGPLFVALPIDSTGIRFTNRLEESPSMNYFTYIYAYNGGGVGAGDINGDGLPDLYFTGNQQRDRLYLNKGGMHFEDITETALGADPGGWRTGVAMADANGDGHLDIYVCRSGPTDDTALTRNLLYLNNGDLTFREAAHDLGVADTSHSTQAAFLDVEGDGDLDLYVINHPKDRLTRVSVSQVRAGIEAGTAPSNRLFVQEDGRFREATREHGLMDFSFSLGVSVAHLDDDDRPDLYVANDFDVADALYTNDGGRFRDVVKERTHHVSNFGMGCDVADINNDALPDIMVLDMMADDHVRNKTNMGSMSPQAFWSIVAAGQQVQYMVNTLQLNNGNGTFSEIAQLAGIARTDWSWAPLLADLDNDGWKDLMVTNGFKHDIRNNDYQQQVYRGLKSGEDFYRTLDLVPSTRIRNYLFCNQGADSTGRARLTFADSTQTWGFTDPLNSNGATYADLDNDGDLDLVINNIDAPATVYANRTRELHPERHYLRFALKQGGRDAHGARVTLRHQGSVQYQELSPVRGYQSTVEPVLHFGLGPNTSVDSVEVRWPDGRYTLLRNVQTDRLVAVDDRDAGPVPGPRPGPAALFTEDPSLIPEGTAHLDPTYDDFQLEVLLPHKMSELGPMLAVADVNGDGQDDLWMGGGRGQAPVLLVQTTSGTMQVARNAHPLTGEGQELLGARFIDGDGDGDQDLLVIAGSNEDDLRSTAYRHHYLRNDGTGRFTRMEDALPPMMTSGQRADAADIDGDGDLDLFLGGRQTPAHYPFAPRSYLLINDGTGHFTDATEQRAKDLMGPGLVSDARFADLDGDHDPDLVLVGEWMPVMVMMNAGGRFTNATAAAGLEGTTGWWNSLCAADLDGDGDVDLAAGNLGWNSKFKADAAHPVHVYWADMDGNGRSDIVLAKEKSGHQIPVRGRECSSQQCPVIMQRFPTYEAFANADLQAIYTPEKLGKALHRTATWMRSSVMLNDGAGRFSIRALPVEAQLGPVNGIVALDVNADGRLDLVTAGNHWGAEVETVRYDAGRGCVLLGDGKGGFTPLTPTTSGFFAGGNARDLAVIRVGPDRTPAVIVAGHGERPAAFTLGRRVNVLSAR; from the coding sequence ATGTCCCTTCGCGCCATCTGCCTCCCTCTGCTCACGCTCCTTGTCGCCTGCGGGCCTTCCGGCACGGGCACCGGCACGAACGCACCTGCCCCCACCGGGCCCTTGTTCGTGGCCCTGCCGATCGACAGCACCGGCATCCGCTTCACCAACCGCCTGGAGGAGTCGCCCTCGATGAACTACTTCACCTACATCTACGCGTACAACGGCGGTGGCGTGGGCGCGGGCGACATCAATGGCGACGGGCTCCCCGACCTCTACTTCACCGGCAACCAGCAGCGCGACCGCCTCTACCTCAACAAGGGCGGCATGCACTTCGAGGACATCACGGAGACCGCCCTGGGAGCCGATCCTGGGGGCTGGCGCACCGGCGTGGCCATGGCGGATGCGAACGGGGACGGCCACCTGGACATCTATGTGTGCCGCAGCGGACCGACGGACGATACGGCGCTCACGCGCAACCTGCTCTACCTGAACAACGGCGACCTCACCTTCCGCGAGGCCGCCCACGACCTGGGCGTGGCCGACACCAGCCACAGCACGCAGGCGGCCTTCCTGGACGTGGAGGGGGACGGCGACCTGGACCTGTACGTCATCAACCATCCCAAGGACCGCCTCACGCGCGTCAGCGTGTCGCAGGTGCGCGCCGGCATCGAAGCGGGCACGGCCCCGAGCAACCGGCTCTTCGTGCAGGAGGACGGTCGCTTCCGGGAGGCCACCCGCGAGCACGGCCTGATGGACTTCAGCTTCAGCCTGGGCGTTTCGGTGGCCCACCTGGATGATGACGACCGGCCCGACCTCTACGTGGCGAACGACTTCGACGTGGCGGACGCGCTGTACACGAACGACGGTGGACGCTTCCGCGATGTCGTGAAGGAGCGCACGCACCACGTGAGCAATTTCGGCATGGGCTGCGATGTGGCCGACATCAACAACGACGCACTTCCGGACATCATGGTGCTGGACATGATGGCGGACGACCACGTGAGGAACAAGACCAACATGGGCAGCATGTCGCCCCAGGCCTTCTGGTCCATCGTGGCCGCCGGCCAGCAAGTCCAATACATGGTGAACACGCTGCAGTTGAACAACGGCAACGGCACATTCAGCGAGATCGCGCAATTGGCCGGCATCGCCCGCACGGACTGGAGCTGGGCCCCCTTGCTCGCCGACCTGGACAACGACGGCTGGAAGGACCTGATGGTCACCAACGGCTTTAAGCACGACATCCGCAACAACGACTACCAGCAGCAGGTGTACCGGGGCCTGAAGAGCGGCGAGGACTTCTACCGCACGCTGGACCTGGTGCCGAGCACGCGCATCCGCAACTACCTGTTCTGCAACCAGGGGGCCGACAGCACGGGCCGGGCGCGGCTCACGTTCGCGGACAGTACGCAGACCTGGGGCTTCACCGACCCTCTCAACAGCAACGGCGCGACCTACGCGGACCTGGACAACGACGGCGACCTCGACCTGGTGATCAACAACATCGACGCGCCCGCAACGGTGTACGCCAACCGTACCCGTGAGCTGCACCCCGAACGGCACTACCTGCGCTTCGCGCTCAAGCAGGGCGGGCGGGACGCGCACGGGGCCCGCGTCACACTGCGTCACCAAGGGTCTGTGCAATACCAGGAACTGAGCCCGGTGCGCGGATACCAGAGCACGGTGGAGCCCGTGCTCCATTTCGGGCTGGGACCCAACACCAGCGTGGACAGTGTGGAGGTGCGCTGGCCGGATGGCCGCTACACGCTGCTGCGCAACGTACAGACCGACCGGCTGGTGGCCGTGGACGACCGCGATGCAGGACCGGTACCTGGGCCGCGGCCGGGACCGGCTGCGCTGTTCACCGAGGACCCGTCGCTGATCCCGGAAGGCACGGCGCACCTCGACCCCACCTACGATGACTTCCAGCTTGAGGTGCTGCTGCCCCACAAAATGAGCGAGCTCGGGCCCATGCTCGCCGTGGCCGACGTGAACGGCGACGGCCAGGACGACCTGTGGATGGGCGGTGGCCGTGGACAGGCGCCCGTGCTGCTGGTGCAGACCACCTCGGGCACCATGCAGGTGGCCCGCAACGCGCATCCGCTCACCGGAGAAGGCCAGGAACTGCTGGGTGCACGCTTCATCGACGGGGATGGGGACGGCGATCAGGACCTGCTCGTGATCGCCGGCTCCAACGAAGATGACCTGCGCAGCACGGCCTACCGCCACCATTACCTGCGCAACGACGGCACCGGCCGGTTCACCCGCATGGAGGATGCCCTGCCGCCGATGATGACCAGCGGCCAGCGGGCCGATGCGGCGGACATCGATGGCGACGGGGACCTCGACCTCTTCCTCGGCGGACGCCAGACCCCGGCGCACTACCCCTTCGCCCCCCGCTCCTACCTGCTGATCAACGACGGCACCGGACACTTCACGGATGCCACGGAACAACGGGCAAAGGACCTGATGGGACCTGGCCTGGTGAGCGATGCGCGCTTCGCGGACCTCGATGGCGACCACGATCCGGACCTTGTGCTCGTCGGGGAATGGATGCCGGTGATGGTGATGATGAACGCGGGTGGGCGCTTCACGAATGCCACGGCGGCCGCAGGGCTCGAAGGCACCACCGGCTGGTGGAACAGCCTCTGTGCCGCCGACCTGGACGGTGACGGTGATGTGGACCTCGCCGCCGGCAACCTGGGATGGAACAGCAAGTTCAAAGCGGATGCTGCCCACCCTGTGCACGTGTACTGGGCCGACATGGACGGCAACGGCCGCTCGGACATCGTGCTGGCCAAGGAGAAGTCGGGGCACCAGATCCCGGTGCGCGGCCGCGAATGCAGCAGCCAGCAGTGCCCCGTGATCATGCAGCGCTTCCCCACCTACGAAGCGTTCGCCAATGCCGATCTACAGGCCATCTACACGCCGGAGAAGCTGGGCAAAGCGCTGCATCGCACCGCCACCTGGATGCGCTCCAGCGTGATGCTGAACGACGGCGCAGGCCGCTTCAGCATCCGGGCACTGCCCGTGGAGGCACAGCTGGGTCCCGTGAACGGCATCGTGGCCCTGGACGTGAACGCCGACGGCCGGCTCGATCTGGTGACCGCGGGCAACCACTGGGGCGCCGAAGTGGAGACCGTGCGCTACGATGCGGGGCGCGGCTGTGTGCTGCTGGGCGATGGCAAGGGGGGGTTCACCCCGCTCACGCCCACGACCTCGGGGTTCTTCGCCGGCGGCAACGCGCGTGACCTGGCGGTGATCCGTGTGGGACCGGACCGCACACCTGCGGTGATCGTGGCCGGCCATGGCGAGCGGCCTGCGGCCTTCACCTTGGGGCGTCGGGTCAACGTGCTTTCCGCAAGGTGA
- a CDS encoding sensor histidine kinase, whose protein sequence is MRPIHPRQLILLVTLVIGGVAAVTTLVVTGDHGLPRAAQAIVVGVLAVAVSYLLLSFALRRFIQDRIRGIYKTVQGLRGAADVPAVGMSDDALGRVEGEVAEWASARRSEITELKEREKFRREFIGNLAHELKTPIFNIQGYILTLLEGGLEDEKVNRDFLTRASHGVDRLIKIVEDLDLITKLESGVMDLRLHRIPLREVVEEAMEDVELPAREKGITLLDKVPEDLAVLGDKDRLIQVFVNLFVNGVNYGRPGGHCTVSVDDLDERVLVEVSDNGIGISEEHLPRLFERFYRVGKSRSRNEGGSGLGLAIVKHIVDAHGQTITVKSEEGRGSTFAFTLRKAR, encoded by the coding sequence ATGCGCCCGATCCATCCACGCCAGCTCATTCTCCTGGTCACCTTGGTGATCGGCGGCGTGGCGGCGGTCACGACCCTTGTCGTCACCGGTGATCACGGCCTCCCGCGGGCCGCGCAGGCGATCGTCGTGGGTGTGTTGGCGGTGGCGGTGTCCTACTTGTTGCTGAGCTTCGCACTGCGGCGCTTCATCCAGGACCGCATCCGGGGCATCTACAAGACCGTGCAGGGCCTGCGCGGCGCGGCGGACGTCCCGGCCGTGGGCATGAGCGACGATGCGCTGGGCCGTGTGGAAGGCGAGGTGGCCGAGTGGGCGAGCGCACGCCGCAGCGAGATCACCGAGCTCAAGGAGCGCGAGAAATTCCGACGGGAGTTCATCGGTAACCTGGCCCACGAGCTCAAGACGCCGATCTTCAATATCCAGGGCTACATCCTCACCCTGCTGGAAGGCGGTCTCGAGGACGAGAAGGTCAATCGTGATTTCCTCACCCGCGCCAGCCACGGGGTCGACCGGTTGATCAAGATCGTGGAGGACCTCGACCTGATCACGAAGCTCGAAAGCGGTGTGATGGACCTGCGGTTGCACCGCATCCCGCTCCGCGAGGTCGTGGAGGAGGCCATGGAGGATGTGGAGCTGCCCGCGCGGGAGAAGGGCATCACCCTGCTGGACAAGGTGCCGGAGGATCTTGCCGTGCTCGGCGACAAGGACCGCCTGATCCAGGTGTTCGTCAATCTGTTCGTGAACGGGGTGAACTACGGCCGGCCGGGCGGACACTGCACGGTGAGCGTGGACGACCTGGATGAGCGTGTGCTCGTGGAGGTGAGCGATAACGGCATCGGCATCAGCGAGGAGCATCTGCCGCGGCTGTTCGAACGGTTCTACCGGGTGGGCAAGAGCCGTTCGCGGAACGAAGGTGGCAGCGGTCTGGGACTTGCGATCGTGAAGCACATCGTGGACGCGCACGGGCAGACCATCACCGTGAAGAGCGAGGAGGGGCGGGGCAGCACCTTCGCGTTCACCTTGCGGAAAGCACGTTGA
- a CDS encoding Na/Pi cotransporter family protein — protein sequence MPFGILAFLKLAGSLGLFIYGMKVMSEGLQKMAGTGMRTALNAITRARWKGVLTGLGITAVLQYSSATTVMVVSFVNAGLMNLRQAIPVIMGANIGTTLKALLISVLGFASLPLAELCIPIIGLAFPLMFLRSDRWRRVAQFLIGFALLFLGLDFLRDNVPVLSPGALYFLRDLGDNGIFSVLLFVLFGLFLAVVIQSSSAALALTMVLCENGTIGYPMAAAIVLGENIGTTVTANVAALVGNVYAKRAARAHLMFNVIGVLWALLLFSPILRGVAWLVREGTGGSPFTDVHAVKYGLAWFHVLFNTLNTLLLVGLVPFLELLVTRMVPSRGEADEEHRLEYIDTDVPLPAELTELEARREIVKLGRLCGRMLEMTRDLLTVTAAGERERLLRRIARYEEITDRMELEVGRYLTKTGAEVRDEASSSRIRALLAIAGDLERVGDIFFQMSKALERRSDDRLWFTPEQRNNLLQMMAVLEKAFAVMHRNLEGDGTNVALDEAVMVEEQINQLRDQLRKAHLRSIESGDYNVRSGLVYTDLFNSCEKVGDHLINVSEALSGEF from the coding sequence ATGCCGTTCGGAATCCTCGCCTTCCTGAAGCTCGCCGGTTCGCTCGGGCTCTTCATCTACGGCATGAAGGTGATGAGCGAGGGGCTTCAGAAGATGGCCGGCACGGGTATGCGCACGGCGTTGAACGCCATTACGCGCGCGCGCTGGAAAGGCGTGCTCACGGGCCTGGGCATCACCGCGGTGCTTCAGTATTCGAGCGCGACCACCGTGATGGTGGTGAGCTTCGTCAACGCCGGGCTGATGAACCTGCGGCAGGCCATCCCGGTGATCATGGGGGCGAACATCGGCACCACGCTGAAGGCCCTGCTCATCAGCGTGCTGGGCTTCGCGTCGCTGCCCCTCGCCGAACTCTGCATCCCCATCATCGGTTTGGCCTTCCCGCTCATGTTCCTGCGCAGCGACCGCTGGCGACGGGTGGCGCAGTTCCTGATCGGGTTCGCCCTGCTGTTCCTGGGCCTCGACTTCCTGCGCGACAACGTTCCGGTGCTGAGCCCCGGAGCGCTCTACTTCCTGCGCGACCTGGGGGACAACGGGATCTTCAGCGTCCTCCTCTTCGTGCTCTTCGGCCTCTTCCTGGCGGTGGTGATCCAAAGCTCCAGCGCCGCCCTGGCCCTGACGATGGTGCTGTGCGAGAACGGCACCATCGGGTATCCGATGGCGGCGGCCATCGTGCTCGGAGAGAACATCGGCACCACCGTCACGGCCAACGTGGCCGCGCTTGTGGGCAACGTGTACGCGAAGCGCGCCGCCCGTGCGCACCTCATGTTCAATGTCATCGGGGTGCTGTGGGCCCTGCTCCTCTTCAGCCCCATCCTCCGGGGGGTCGCCTGGCTCGTGCGGGAAGGCACCGGCGGTTCGCCCTTCACCGATGTGCACGCGGTGAAGTACGGCCTGGCCTGGTTCCATGTGCTGTTCAATACGCTGAACACCTTGCTCCTGGTGGGTCTCGTGCCCTTTCTGGAGCTGCTGGTCACGCGGATGGTACCCAGCCGCGGCGAGGCCGACGAGGAGCACCGGCTGGAATACATCGACACCGATGTGCCCCTGCCCGCCGAGCTCACCGAACTGGAGGCCCGGCGCGAGATCGTGAAGCTGGGGCGCTTGTGCGGCCGGATGCTCGAGATGACCCGCGACCTCCTCACCGTCACCGCCGCCGGGGAGCGCGAGCGGCTGTTGCGCCGCATCGCCCGCTACGAGGAGATCACCGACCGCATGGAACTGGAGGTGGGCCGCTACCTGACGAAGACCGGTGCCGAGGTGCGCGATGAGGCCTCGAGCTCCCGCATCCGGGCCCTGCTGGCCATCGCCGGCGACCTGGAGCGCGTGGGCGACATCTTCTTCCAGATGAGCAAGGCCCTGGAACGCCGCTCCGATGACCGCCTCTGGTTCACGCCCGAGCAGCGCAACAACCTGCTGCAGATGATGGCGGTGCTGGAGAAGGCCTTCGCCGTGATGCACCGCAACCTGGAGGGCGACGGCACGAACGTGGCCCTCGACGAGGCCGTGATGGTGGAGGAGCAGATCAACCAGTTGCGCGACCAGCTGCGCAAGGCCCACCTCCGCAGCATCGAAAGCGGCGACTACAATGTGCGCAGCGGCCTGGTGTACACGGACCTGTTCAACAGCTGCGAGAAGGTGGGCGACCACCTGATCAACGTCTCCGAAGCGCTGAGCGGCGAGTTCTGA